The following proteins are encoded in a genomic region of Nitratireductor sp. GISD-1A_MAKvit:
- a CDS encoding metallophosphoesterase family protein translates to MAVGVSYDEASTPHGLRLYAVGDIHGRHDLLAAMHARIMEEILHDRPADWRIIYLGDYVDRGANSRGVIEYLAGQRERGPRVIALAGNHDLGFLDFLSNPDPFGLFACNGGFETALSYGVEIDLTSREKMMPGHAALVRAVPQRHRAFLATLPYSVSFGDFFFCHAGIRPGLTLEAQSADDLIWIRREFHAFEGLHPKVIVHGHTPVRAPELRKNRVNLDTGAWHSGRLTALRMEGLEKRLIEVAC, encoded by the coding sequence ATGGCCGTCGGGGTCTCATATGATGAGGCTTCGACGCCCCATGGCCTGCGCCTTTACGCGGTCGGCGACATTCACGGCCGGCACGATCTGCTGGCCGCAATGCATGCGCGGATCATGGAGGAAATCCTTCATGACCGCCCCGCTGACTGGCGTATCATCTATCTGGGCGACTATGTCGATCGCGGTGCCAATTCACGTGGCGTGATCGAGTATCTCGCCGGGCAGCGCGAGCGCGGCCCGCGTGTCATTGCGCTTGCCGGCAATCATGATCTGGGCTTTCTCGACTTCCTCTCCAACCCAGACCCGTTCGGCCTGTTCGCCTGCAATGGTGGTTTCGAGACGGCGTTATCCTATGGTGTCGAAATCGATCTGACATCACGCGAGAAAATGATGCCGGGCCATGCCGCATTGGTTCGCGCCGTGCCGCAGCGCCACAGGGCGTTTCTGGCCACGCTGCCTTATTCGGTCTCGTTCGGCGATTTCTTCTTCTGCCACGCGGGCATTCGCCCCGGCTTAACCCTCGAAGCCCAGTCGGCGGACGATCTAATCTGGATCAGACGCGAGTTCCACGCATTCGAGGGGCTTCATCCCAAAGTGATCGTGCATGGCCATACGCCTGTGCGAGCGCCGGAACTCCGTAAGAACCGCGTGAACCTCGACACCGGCGCATGGCACAGTGGCCGCTTGACGGCGCTCAGGATGGAAGGACTGGAAAAGCGATTGATCGAGGTTGCCTGCTGA
- a CDS encoding L,D-transpeptidase, whose translation MKSMMLAVSLFAALLISWGAQAQDRYVEPPPVQVSPDLSAPWVMQLRRKPVRAQPRAHQAGQYRSYQRARNARAHITARRDYQARRQQTFEAMQNARNGEQTQQPQQVAYAPRLSERSWRMNDPKWLPQIVDYKTKRAPGSIIVDTEQRFLYLVMKGGKAKRYGVGVGKEGFGWTGTEKVSRKREWPDWRPPAEMIAREKANGRILPVHMKGGPANPLGARALYLGTTLYRIHGTNAPHTIGRAVSSGCIRMRNEDVIDLYNRVPVGATVVVK comes from the coding sequence ATGAAGTCGATGATGCTCGCGGTCAGCCTTTTCGCCGCGCTACTTATTTCCTGGGGGGCACAGGCCCAGGATCGTTATGTGGAGCCTCCGCCGGTTCAGGTCAGTCCTGACCTTTCAGCGCCCTGGGTGATGCAACTGCGTCGCAAGCCTGTCAGGGCCCAGCCACGCGCTCACCAGGCCGGTCAGTACAGATCCTATCAACGCGCACGCAATGCCCGAGCTCACATCACGGCGCGACGCGATTATCAGGCACGCCGTCAGCAGACGTTCGAGGCCATGCAGAATGCGCGAAATGGCGAACAGACGCAGCAGCCGCAGCAGGTTGCCTATGCGCCCCGCCTCAGCGAGCGCAGCTGGCGCATGAACGATCCCAAATGGCTGCCGCAGATTGTCGATTACAAGACAAAACGCGCTCCCGGGTCGATCATTGTGGATACCGAACAGCGCTTTCTGTATCTGGTCATGAAGGGCGGCAAGGCGAAACGCTATGGCGTCGGTGTCGGCAAGGAAGGTTTCGGCTGGACCGGAACGGAAAAAGTGTCACGCAAACGCGAATGGCCCGACTGGCGTCCGCCTGCAGAAATGATCGCCCGTGAAAAAGCGAATGGGCGCATTCTCCCCGTGCACATGAAGGGCGGGCCAGCCAATCCATTGGGAGCACGCGCCCTGTACCTGGGGACGACGCTCTATCGCATCCATGGCACCAACGCGCCTCATACCATCGGACGAGCGGTTTCTTCGGGCTGTATCCGCATGCGCAATGAAGATGTGATCGATCTCTACAATCGCGTCCCGGTCGGCGCCACAGTGGTGGTGAAGTGA
- a CDS encoding lactate utilization protein C: MSTREAILGKLRAAASVSTKDAARREAVEKRLAKPPRGLIPARGQVEGEERVALFCRMAEAVTATVERVKKSDDVPQAVTHYLRSKNLAPSVRMGDDKRLKRMDWASQKSLEVKLGRTEPADEVGVSHAFAAVAETGTVALPSGKDNPTTVNFVPDHHIIVIDAKDIAGDLETVISRLRRKYGRGDMPRLLNLITGPSRSGDIEQTMLLGAHGPRALHLIVVDG, translated from the coding sequence ATGAGCACGCGCGAGGCCATTCTTGGCAAGCTGCGGGCGGCAGCGTCCGTTTCCACGAAAGATGCTGCAAGGCGCGAAGCTGTCGAAAAGCGCCTTGCAAAGCCGCCGCGCGGACTTATTCCGGCGCGCGGGCAGGTGGAGGGCGAGGAACGCGTCGCTCTGTTCTGTCGCATGGCCGAGGCCGTCACGGCCACGGTCGAGCGGGTGAAAAAGTCAGATGATGTGCCACAAGCCGTGACCCATTATCTGCGCTCGAAGAACCTGGCCCCTTCCGTTCGCATGGGCGACGACAAACGGCTGAAGCGCATGGACTGGGCGAGCCAGAAATCGCTTGAGGTGAAGCTTGGACGAACTGAACCGGCAGACGAGGTCGGTGTGAGCCACGCTTTCGCCGCCGTCGCGGAAACGGGCACGGTCGCCCTGCCATCGGGCAAGGACAATCCGACCACGGTAAACTTCGTGCCCGATCACCACATCATCGTCATTGACGCGAAAGACATTGCCGGCGATCTTGAGACGGTGATTTCGCGCCTCAGGCGCAAATATGGCAGAGGTGACATGCCAAGACTGCTGAACCTCATTACCGGTCCATCGCGCTCAGGCGACATCGAGCAGACCATGCTGCTCGGCGCGCATGGGCCGCGCGCGCTGCATCTCATCGTTGTCGACGGGTGA
- a CDS encoding DNA-3-methyladenine glycosylase I — translation MSDEKTGLILGQDGRTRCFWPGVLTDYLHYHDTEWGRPVSDNHRLFEKICLEGFQAGLSWLTILRKRENFREAFDGFDFERVARYTDTDVERLLGNAGIVRHGGKIRSTINNARRAIELCESEGSLARYFWRFEPQPHERPDPVDYRTLIANPTTETSTRLSKDLKKRGWSFVGPTTVYAFMQAMGLVNDHIEGCACRAEVERERNAFRRPV, via the coding sequence ATGAGTGATGAAAAGACGGGCCTGATCCTCGGACAAGATGGAAGGACCCGCTGCTTCTGGCCGGGTGTTCTGACGGATTATCTGCATTATCACGACACGGAATGGGGCCGCCCGGTCAGCGACAATCATCGTCTCTTCGAGAAGATCTGCCTCGAGGGCTTCCAGGCTGGCCTTTCCTGGCTGACGATCCTGCGCAAGCGCGAGAACTTTCGCGAAGCGTTCGACGGTTTCGATTTCGAACGTGTGGCCCGATACACGGATACCGATGTCGAGCGGCTTCTCGGCAATGCCGGCATAGTGCGCCATGGCGGCAAGATACGCTCGACCATCAACAACGCACGCCGTGCAATTGAACTCTGCGAAAGTGAAGGGTCACTGGCGCGCTATTTCTGGCGTTTCGAACCACAGCCGCATGAGCGACCTGACCCTGTCGACTACAGGACACTGATCGCCAATCCGACGACGGAAACCTCAACGCGCCTTTCCAAAGACCTGAAGAAGCGAGGCTGGTCTTTTGTCGGCCCCACCACCGTATATGCCTTCATGCAGGCCATGGGTCTGGTCAACGACCACATTGAGGGGTGTGCCTGCCGCGCAGAGGTTGAACGCGAGCGAAACGCGTTTCGCAGACCCGTTTGA
- a CDS encoding 16S rRNA (uracil(1498)-N(3))-methyltransferase — protein MRANYKLQRLFIDAALALGAEVETSREQAHYLTNVLRMREGNEVLVFNGRDGEWHAELIDASRKAMRLHMTSQARPQTPQPDLLYCFAPLKKGRLDYLVQKAVEMGAGRLQPVITQHTQVAKPGTQRLEANVMEAAEQCGILAVPEVLEPVKLDRLLTDWEPDRRLIFCDEDAATNNPMQALSAVHEKKLALLVGPEGGFSESERAQLRALPFVTPIPLGPRILRADTAAVAALAVIQASVGDWH, from the coding sequence ATGCGTGCGAACTATAAACTGCAGCGGCTGTTCATCGATGCCGCCCTTGCTCTCGGTGCCGAGGTGGAAACCAGCCGGGAACAGGCTCACTATCTAACCAATGTCCTTCGCATGCGCGAAGGCAACGAAGTGCTCGTCTTCAACGGGCGCGATGGCGAATGGCATGCCGAGCTGATCGACGCCAGCCGCAAGGCGATGCGTCTGCACATGACCAGTCAGGCCCGCCCCCAGACCCCTCAACCCGATCTGCTCTACTGCTTTGCCCCGTTGAAAAAGGGCCGTCTCGATTATCTCGTGCAAAAGGCTGTCGAAATGGGCGCAGGGCGTCTGCAACCCGTCATCACCCAGCACACGCAGGTGGCAAAGCCCGGCACCCAGCGGCTCGAGGCCAATGTCATGGAGGCCGCCGAACAGTGCGGCATTCTGGCCGTGCCGGAGGTCCTCGAACCGGTGAAGCTTGATCGCCTTCTGACCGATTGGGAGCCCGATCGTCGCCTGATTTTCTGCGATGAGGATGCCGCGACCAACAATCCCATGCAGGCGCTATCGGCGGTGCACGAGAAGAAACTGGCGCTTCTGGTTGGCCCGGAGGGCGGGTTTTCCGAGTCCGAGCGCGCGCAGCTGCGTGCCTTGCCATTCGTGACGCCCATTCCGCTCGGGCCCCGCATCCTGCGGGCCGACACGGCAGCCGTGGCCGCTCTCGCTGTCATT
- a CDS encoding DUF3422 family protein: MNQKNGELLVATDADKTEETSLARLVTGSVLGFPAHDGRAGALGEVHARPHALLEAPRLIIQLSFMTEGGSAVDQAVLADLSRRLGVAPPQTNARHHTMKWGKGTLRWERHTEFSSYQWDCPISSRTSKPLEESPFGNGFSPPGTAISGTRVEIRKWTSTTEKLVGAFDPASLGYSIVEGGRAAVATDFRQDGDGLTRMLILEKDLAPARIGALSQRLIDIETYRTLAMLGLPLAQSLSPRLRRMEDQLAALTARMRQREKHDSHALLSELTELAADLEADAAASLYRFGASRAYHGIVEERLEMLNEAPMAGYETWAAFLQRRVAPAMRTCRSVEERQANLSRKLTRAANLLRSWVDVEVERQNRDLLASMNRRAQLQLRLQQTVEGLSVAAISYYVVGLVGYVAKGAKPALPGLSSEAITAAAVPVAVLCIWILVRRIRRHHAREDASIGTEAD; encoded by the coding sequence ATGAACCAGAAAAACGGGGAACTGCTTGTCGCAACCGACGCAGACAAGACCGAGGAAACGTCTCTCGCAAGATTGGTGACCGGCAGCGTCCTTGGGTTTCCGGCCCATGATGGCCGTGCGGGCGCCCTGGGCGAGGTGCATGCGCGCCCGCACGCACTGCTGGAGGCGCCGCGCCTCATCATCCAGCTCTCTTTCATGACCGAGGGCGGCTCTGCAGTGGATCAGGCCGTTCTCGCCGATCTGTCGCGCAGGCTCGGCGTCGCTCCGCCACAGACAAATGCACGCCACCACACAATGAAGTGGGGCAAGGGCACACTGCGCTGGGAACGCCATACGGAATTTTCGAGCTATCAATGGGATTGCCCGATCTCGTCCCGGACTAGCAAGCCGCTGGAAGAATCGCCCTTCGGCAACGGTTTCAGTCCGCCGGGTACTGCAATTTCCGGCACGCGTGTGGAGATCCGCAAATGGACGAGCACGACGGAAAAGCTGGTCGGCGCGTTCGATCCGGCGAGCCTCGGCTATTCGATTGTGGAAGGCGGACGCGCCGCCGTTGCAACCGATTTCCGGCAGGATGGCGACGGACTGACCCGCATGCTCATCCTTGAAAAGGATCTGGCCCCGGCCCGTATCGGCGCGCTCTCGCAGCGCCTGATCGACATCGAAACCTACCGCACGCTGGCCATGTTGGGCCTGCCGCTGGCGCAATCGCTTTCGCCGCGCCTGCGCCGCATGGAGGACCAGCTCGCGGCCCTCACCGCTCGCATGCGCCAGCGCGAGAAACACGATAGCCACGCGCTACTGAGCGAATTGACGGAGCTGGCCGCCGATCTGGAGGCTGACGCCGCCGCCAGCCTCTATCGTTTTGGTGCAAGCCGCGCCTATCACGGGATCGTTGAAGAGCGACTGGAGATGCTGAACGAAGCGCCGATGGCCGGCTATGAGACCTGGGCAGCCTTCCTGCAGCGCCGCGTGGCACCCGCCATGCGCACCTGCCGCTCGGTGGAAGAGCGCCAGGCCAACCTCTCGCGCAAGCTGACACGTGCGGCAAACCTGCTTCGAAGCTGGGTGGATGTGGAAGTGGAACGGCAGAACCGCGACCTGCTCGCCTCCATGAACCGCCGCGCGCAGCTGCAGCTTCGCCTGCAACAGACTGTGGAGGGGCTCTCCGTGGCCGCGATCTCCTATTATGTGGTGGGACTGGTGGGCTATGTGGCCAAGGGTGCAAAACCCGCCCTGCCCGGCCTGTCGAGCGAGGCGATTACCGCCGCTGCCGTGCCCGTTGCCGTCTTGTGCATCTGGATTCTCGTGCGCCGCATCCGCCGCCACCACGCCCGCGAAGACGCCAGCATCGGCACCGAGGCGGATTGA
- a CDS encoding FAD-linked oxidase C-terminal domain-containing protein has translation MSGLKMPQANAATLKKRAEIVADMRIIVPGEGVVDTENEMRAFESDGLTAYRQMPLVVVLPETTAQVSRILKYCHERDIRVVPRGSGTSLSGGALPLEDAVLLVMSRFNRILDIDYPNRAVVAQPGVTNLGITHAVEQEGFYYAPDPSSQIACSIGGNVAENSGGVHCLKYGLTANNVLGVEMVLMNGDVIRLGGRHLDAEGYDLLGLMTGSEGLLGVVTEVTVRILQKPETARALLIGFPSSEEAGQCVAEIIGAGIIPGGMEMMDGPAIRAAEDFVHAGYPLDVEALLIVELDGPQAEVDHLIDRVETIARVNGATTSRASTSDEERAVFWAGRKAAFPAVGRISPDYYCMDGTIPRKQLPRVLAGMRALSEKYGLRVANVFHAGDGNLHPLILYDANKPGELEKAEDFGADILRLCVEVGGVLTGEHGVGVEKRDLMPEMFTEDDLNQQIRVKCAFDPNHLLNPGKVFPQLHRCAELGRMHIHRGQVPFPELERF, from the coding sequence ATGTCCGGCCTGAAAATGCCGCAGGCCAATGCGGCAACCCTGAAGAAGCGCGCCGAAATCGTGGCCGACATGCGTATCATCGTGCCCGGTGAAGGCGTGGTGGACACGGAAAACGAAATGCGCGCCTTCGAGAGCGACGGGCTGACTGCCTATCGCCAGATGCCGCTCGTGGTGGTGTTGCCGGAAACGACGGCTCAAGTCTCGCGCATTCTGAAATATTGCCATGAGCGCGATATCCGCGTCGTGCCGCGCGGCTCGGGCACGTCGCTTTCCGGTGGTGCGCTGCCGCTTGAAGATGCCGTTCTTCTGGTGATGAGCCGCTTCAACCGCATTCTCGACATCGATTACCCGAACCGGGCCGTCGTCGCTCAGCCCGGCGTCACCAATCTGGGCATCACCCACGCAGTAGAGCAGGAGGGCTTTTATTATGCGCCGGATCCCTCCTCGCAGATCGCCTGCTCCATCGGCGGCAATGTGGCGGAAAATTCGGGCGGCGTGCATTGCCTGAAATACGGGCTCACCGCCAACAATGTTCTGGGCGTCGAGATGGTGCTGATGAATGGCGACGTGATCCGGCTCGGCGGCAGGCATCTGGATGCGGAGGGCTATGACCTGCTTGGCCTGATGACTGGCTCGGAAGGCCTGCTCGGCGTCGTGACCGAGGTGACGGTGCGCATTCTGCAGAAGCCCGAAACGGCGCGCGCGCTTCTGATCGGCTTTCCATCGAGCGAGGAAGCGGGTCAGTGCGTGGCGGAGATCATCGGGGCCGGCATCATTCCAGGCGGCATGGAAATGATGGACGGGCCGGCCATCCGCGCCGCAGAAGACTTTGTCCACGCCGGCTACCCACTCGACGTGGAAGCGCTGCTGATCGTTGAACTGGACGGGCCGCAGGCCGAGGTCGATCACCTGATCGATCGGGTGGAGACGATTGCCAGAGTGAACGGCGCGACCACCAGCCGCGCCTCGACATCGGACGAAGAACGCGCCGTGTTCTGGGCCGGGCGCAAGGCCGCCTTTCCCGCCGTGGGACGCATTTCGCCCGACTATTACTGCATGGATGGCACGATCCCGCGCAAGCAATTGCCGCGGGTTCTGGCGGGCATGCGCGCGCTTTCGGAGAAATACGGGCTGCGCGTCGCCAATGTGTTTCATGCGGGCGACGGCAATCTCCATCCGCTCATTCTTTATGATGCAAACAAGCCGGGCGAGCTGGAGAAAGCCGAAGATTTCGGTGCCGACATTCTGCGTCTGTGCGTCGAGGTGGGCGGCGTTCTGACCGGCGAACATGGTGTGGGCGTGGAAAAGCGCGACCTGATGCCTGAAATGTTCACCGAAGACGATCTGAACCAGCAGATCCGCGTCAAATGCGCCTTTGACCCGAACCATTTGCTCAATCCCGGCAAGGTATTCCCGCAACTGCATCGCTGTGCCGAGCTTGGCCGCATGCACATCCATCGCGGCCAGGTGCCGTTTCCTGAGCTGGAGCGGTTTTGA
- a CDS encoding FadR/GntR family transcriptional regulator: protein MEAVFSRIEHARTAHGVVRQIETLILEGVLRDGDRLPGERDLARQLDVSRPILREALKMLEERGLITTRHGGGTYVADIIGQVFTKPVRELIATHRKATADYLEYRREMEAVAAEFAARRATPEDRVLLNGIMSRMDEAHSAEDFEAEAACDVEFHNAVGECAHNIVLLHTLRACYRLLADGVFLNRARIYELPDARDTLLAQHRAIHDAIAAGDPEAARAAAIAHIDFVEKATFHAERTDDWQRISRLRLHQRGGEAMPQ from the coding sequence GTGGAAGCAGTTTTTTCCAGAATAGAGCATGCCCGCACGGCGCACGGCGTTGTCCGGCAGATCGAGACGCTGATCCTCGAAGGCGTTCTGCGCGATGGCGACCGGCTGCCCGGTGAGCGCGATCTTGCGCGCCAGCTCGATGTGTCGCGCCCGATCCTGCGTGAGGCGTTGAAGATGCTTGAAGAGCGCGGACTGATCACCACCCGCCATGGCGGCGGAACCTATGTGGCCGATATCATAGGGCAGGTGTTTACAAAGCCCGTGCGCGAGCTTATCGCCACGCACCGTAAGGCAACTGCCGATTATCTGGAATATCGCCGCGAGATGGAGGCCGTCGCCGCCGAGTTTGCGGCAAGGCGCGCAACGCCGGAAGATCGGGTTCTGCTCAACGGTATCATGTCGCGGATGGACGAGGCCCATTCCGCAGAGGACTTTGAGGCGGAAGCGGCGTGCGACGTGGAGTTTCACAATGCCGTGGGTGAGTGCGCGCACAACATCGTGCTGCTGCACACGCTGCGCGCCTGTTATCGGCTTCTCGCCGATGGCGTCTTTCTCAACCGCGCCCGCATCTACGAACTGCCCGACGCGCGCGACACGCTCCTTGCCCAGCATCGCGCCATTCATGATGCAATCGCCGCTGGCGACCCCGAAGCGGCCCGGGCGGCTGCGATTGCCCATATCGATTTCGTCGAAAAGGCCACCTTTCACGCCGAACGCACGGATGACTGGCAGCGCATCTCGCGCCTGCGGCTGCATCAGCGTGGTGGGGAGGCCATGCCACAATGA
- the groES gene encoding co-chaperone GroES, producing MANTNFRPLHDRVVVRRVESEEKTAGGIIIPDTAKEKPQEGEIVAVGSGARDEAGKLVPLDVKAGDRVLFGKWSGTEVKLNGEDLLIMKESDIMGVIG from the coding sequence ATGGCCAACACGAACTTTCGCCCGCTTCATGACCGTGTGGTCGTCCGCCGGGTCGAGTCTGAAGAAAAGACGGCAGGTGGCATCATCATTCCCGACACCGCCAAGGAGAAGCCGCAGGAAGGCGAAATCGTAGCTGTCGGTTCCGGCGCACGCGATGAGGCCGGCAAGCTCGTCCCGCTGGACGTCAAGGCTGGCGACCGCGTGCTCTTCGGCAAGTGGTCGGGCACCGAAGTCAAGCTCAATGGTGAGGATCTCCTGATCATGAAGGAATCCGACATCATGGGCGTTATCGGCTAA
- the glcE gene encoding glycolate oxidase subunit GlcE, with protein sequence MTEFLPKSAEEVLEIIQWAVAEEAPLEVLGHGSKRGIGQPLQTGHTLDLSQLSGITLYEPEELVLSARAGTPVAEIEAALRAHNQELAFEPMDYGPLLGGEAGRGTLGGLLAANLSGPRRLKAGAARDHVLGVHAVSGRGEGFKSGGRVVKNVTGYDLSKGLAGSWGTLAVTTDITMKVLPAAETETTLCIAGLDDAAATQAMAIAMGSSAEVSGAAHLPEGVVGRFIDGGFSGGGQTVLRVEGFGPSVAYRIDLLSRLLAGHGTVETLEQDTSRRLWREIRDCHPFADGTPAPVWRVSVTPSRGHELVDAFRRAAGANVFYDWQGGLIWMRMEADPEAEILRKMIAHLGGGHATLVRAPLAERSRTPVFEPQPAALAALSARLKEQFDPQNILNPGRMAFT encoded by the coding sequence GTGACCGAATTCCTGCCCAAGAGTGCCGAAGAGGTTCTGGAGATCATCCAGTGGGCCGTTGCCGAGGAAGCGCCGCTCGAAGTTCTCGGTCACGGCTCCAAGCGCGGCATCGGCCAGCCTTTGCAGACCGGGCACACGCTCGATCTCTCGCAGCTTTCCGGCATCACGCTTTATGAACCGGAAGAGCTGGTGCTGTCGGCTCGCGCGGGCACGCCGGTTGCCGAGATCGAGGCAGCACTGCGCGCGCACAATCAGGAACTCGCTTTCGAACCGATGGATTACGGCCCGCTTCTGGGTGGCGAGGCCGGACGCGGCACGCTGGGCGGGCTGCTTGCGGCCAATCTCTCGGGCCCACGCCGCCTGAAAGCGGGTGCGGCGCGCGACCATGTGCTTGGTGTTCACGCTGTCTCAGGTCGTGGCGAAGGGTTCAAGTCGGGTGGGCGCGTTGTGAAGAACGTGACCGGCTACGACCTTTCCAAGGGGCTTGCCGGGTCCTGGGGCACGCTGGCGGTGACGACCGACATCACCATGAAAGTGCTGCCGGCAGCAGAAACCGAAACCACTCTTTGCATAGCGGGTCTGGACGATGCGGCGGCAACGCAGGCCATGGCCATCGCCATGGGATCGAGCGCGGAGGTATCGGGTGCCGCGCACCTGCCCGAAGGTGTGGTGGGGCGCTTCATCGATGGCGGATTTTCCGGTGGTGGGCAGACCGTATTGCGCGTGGAAGGGTTCGGACCTTCCGTCGCCTACCGGATCGATCTTCTGTCGCGACTTCTGGCCGGCCATGGAACAGTCGAGACGCTAGAGCAGGATACCTCCCGCCGCCTGTGGCGCGAAATCCGCGACTGTCACCCCTTTGCCGACGGCACGCCGGCACCGGTGTGGCGCGTCTCGGTCACGCCGTCGCGCGGGCACGAACTGGTCGATGCCTTTCGCCGGGCGGCCGGCGCCAATGTCTTTTACGACTGGCAGGGGGGACTCATCTGGATGCGGATGGAAGCAGACCCTGAAGCAGAAATTCTTCGAAAGATGATCGCTCATCTAGGAGGCGGGCACGCGACACTGGTGCGCGCACCGCTTGCCGAGCGGTCACGAACGCCGGTTTTCGAGCCGCAGCCTGCCGCTCTTGCCGCCCTTTCCGCCCGCCTGAAAGAGCAGTTCGATCCTCAAAACATCCTCAATCCGGGACGCATGGCATTCACATGA
- a CDS encoding LutB/LldF family L-lactate oxidation iron-sulfur protein: MEIQSPQFKQKARKAIADEQLQRAMGKAKIGFVGKRKKAVDALPEFDDLRSSARAIKDHTLEHLDLYLEAYERKVIASGGQVHWAETAEDARQAVLSICRAAGARTVTKGKSMITEEIALNDFLEKEGVRPVETDLGEYIIQLRGEHPSHIIGPALHLNKEQVEEDFRRVHTELPAGRDLSQPESLLGEARQILRPQYFQADVGITGANFLVAETGTSIIVTNEGNGDLTQTLPRIHIVVASIEKVVPTLEDASQILRVLARSATGQDMSVYTTFSTGPRRPGDPDGPDEYHVILLDNGRSSMLGTEFHEMLRCIRCGACMNHCPVYHAVGGHAYGWVYPGPMGSVLTPSLVGVDKAGHLPNASTFCGRCESVCPMQIPLPRMMRHWREREFERGLNPATQRFGLGFWAFFARRPGLYRLATSMAIPTLSGLAGRRRWFRSLPFAGGWTRHRDLPAPESRTFMQQWRDREAAKQGGRAS, encoded by the coding sequence ATGGAAATCCAGTCTCCGCAATTCAAGCAGAAGGCGCGCAAGGCGATAGCCGACGAGCAGTTGCAGCGCGCCATGGGCAAGGCGAAGATCGGCTTCGTCGGCAAGCGAAAAAAGGCGGTCGACGCGCTGCCGGAATTCGATGATCTTCGCTCTTCGGCCCGCGCGATCAAGGATCACACGCTCGAACATCTCGATCTTTATCTGGAAGCCTATGAGCGCAAGGTCATTGCTTCGGGCGGCCAGGTGCACTGGGCCGAGACGGCCGAGGATGCACGCCAGGCGGTTCTCAGCATCTGCCGCGCGGCCGGCGCACGAACCGTCACCAAGGGCAAGTCGATGATCACCGAGGAGATCGCGCTCAACGATTTCCTCGAGAAGGAAGGCGTGCGCCCGGTCGAGACCGATCTCGGCGAATACATCATCCAGTTGCGTGGCGAGCATCCAAGCCACATCATCGGCCCGGCCCTGCATCTCAACAAGGAGCAGGTGGAAGAGGATTTCCGCCGCGTTCACACCGAGCTCCCGGCCGGGCGCGATCTCTCGCAGCCCGAGTCTCTCCTGGGCGAGGCGCGACAGATCCTGCGCCCGCAGTATTTTCAGGCGGATGTGGGCATCACCGGCGCAAACTTTCTGGTGGCCGAAACCGGCACCTCCATCATTGTCACCAATGAAGGAAATGGCGATCTCACACAGACGCTGCCGCGCATTCATATCGTCGTCGCCTCCATCGAGAAGGTGGTGCCGACGCTGGAGGACGCGAGCCAGATCCTGCGCGTTCTCGCCCGTTCGGCCACGGGCCAGGACATGAGCGTCTACACGACGTTTTCCACCGGCCCGCGCCGGCCCGGCGATCCCGACGGGCCGGACGAGTATCACGTCATCCTGCTCGACAATGGTCGCTCATCCATGCTTGGCACGGAGTTCCACGAGATGCTGCGGTGCATCCGCTGCGGCGCATGCATGAACCACTGTCCCGTCTATCACGCGGTCGGCGGCCACGCTTATGGCTGGGTCTATCCGGGGCCGATGGGCTCGGTGCTCACGCCCTCGCTGGTCGGTGTCGACAAGGCGGGGCACCTGCCCAATGCCTCCACCTTCTGCGGGCGCTGCGAATCCGTTTGCCCCATGCAGATCCCGCTGCCGCGCATGATGCGCCACTGGCGCGAGCGCGAGTTTGAACGCGGGCTCAACCCGGCGACGCAGCGTTTTGGCCTCGGCTTCTGGGCCTTCTTCGCCCGCCGACCAGGGCTCTACCGTCTTGCCACATCCATGGCGATCCCGACCCTTTCGGGTCTCGCCGGGCGCAGGCGATGGTTCCGTTCGCTGCCCTTTGCGGGAGGCTGGACGCGGCACCGCGATCTGCCGGCGCCGGAAAGCCGCACTTTCATGCAGCAATGGCGCGACCGTGAAGCTGCAAAGCAGGGAGGGCGCGCATCATGA
- a CDS encoding DUF4870 family protein: protein MSDIHEKGDDVQKTDGWLEPGPTNIQVIYILYLVGFVIGISALVGIVLAYINRGKASGWVETHYVWAIRTFWIGLLFGFISALLMIVGIGFLLMIAVAIWAVVRCVIGLQAVGRREPIKNPQSWLI from the coding sequence ATGAGTGACATACACGAAAAAGGCGATGATGTTCAAAAGACGGACGGCTGGCTTGAGCCCGGGCCGACCAATATTCAGGTCATCTATATTCTGTATCTCGTTGGATTCGTCATCGGCATTTCGGCCCTGGTGGGCATCGTGCTTGCCTACATCAATCGCGGCAAGGCAAGCGGATGGGTTGAAACCCATTATGTCTGGGCCATTCGCACCTTCTGGATCGGCCTTTTGTTCGGCTTCATTTCCGCGTTGTTGATGATCGTTGGCATCGGCTTCCTGCTAATGATTGCGGTGGCAATCTGGGCGGTTGTGCGTTGCGTGATCGGTCTGCAGGCCGTCGGTCGCAGAGAGCCTATCAAGAACCCGCAAAGCTGGCTGATCTAA